From Neomonachus schauinslandi chromosome 12, ASM220157v2, whole genome shotgun sequence, the proteins below share one genomic window:
- the RARRES2 gene encoding retinoic acid receptor responder protein 2, producing the protein MWQPLMSLALWLGAVGLGRAELTAAQQRGLQVALEEFHKHPPVQWAFKKTSMDNATETPFPAGTFVRLEFKLQQTSCRKKDWKKAECKIKPNGRKRKCLACIKLNSADKVLGRMVHCPIHTQVHREPEEHEETQCDRVAHAGEDPHSYYFPGQFAFFKALPPS; encoded by the exons ATGTGGCAGCCGCTGATGTCTCTAGCCCTGTGGCTGGGCGCGGTGGGCTTGGGCAGAGCCGAGCTCACAGCGGCACAGCAGCGGGGCCTGCAGGTGGCCCTGGAAGAATTTCACAAGCATCCGCCCGTTCAGTGGGCCTTCAAGAAGACCAGTATGGACAATGCCACGGAAACG CCCTTCCCTGCAGGGACCTTTGTGAGGCTGGAATTTAAGCTCCAGCAGACGAGCTGCCGGAAGAAGGACTGGAAAAAAGCGGAGTGCAAAATCAAGCCCAACGGG aggaagCGGAAATGCCTGGCCTGCATCAAGCTGAACTCTGCAGATAAGGTCCTCGGCCGGATGGTCCACTGCCCCATACACACGCAGGTTCACCGG GAGCCTGAGGAGCACGAGGAGACTCAGTGTGACAGGGTGGCGCATGCAGGAGAGGACCCCCACAGCTACTACTTCCCAGGACAGTTCGCCTTCTTCAAGGCCCTGCCCCCCAGCTGA
- the LRRC61 gene encoding leucine-rich repeat-containing protein 61, with product MVPFSGRAVSRPPVAPASPSQNRQGPGLPDRLHPMEPQGEKLAEADGVRVTPQLLKSRSGEFALESILLLKLQGLGLVDLGCLGECLGLEWLDLSGNALTQLGPLACLRQLAVLNVADNRLTGLEPLGACESLQSLNAAGNLLATPGQLQCLAGLRGLEYLRLRDPLARLSNPLCTSPSYWAAVRELLPGLKVIDGERVSGRGSEFYQLCRDLDSSLRPGSSPGPRATEAQPWVEPGYWESRPTRSSSILEEACRQFQHALQECHDLDRQANDSLAQAERALSPAGATSSFVF from the coding sequence ATGGTGCCTTTTTCGGGGCGAGCCGTCAGCCGACCCCCAGTGGCACCCGCGTCCCCGAGCCAGAACCGCCAGGGCCCCGGCCTCCCAGACAGACTTCATCCGATGGAGCCCCAGGGTGAGAAGCTGGCAGAGGCAGATGGGGTGCGTGTCACGCCCCAGCTGCTCAAGTCTCGCTCGGGTGAGTTCGCCCTCGAGTCCATCCTGCTGCTGAAgctccagggcctggggctggtgGACCTGGGCTGCCTGGGGGAGTGCCTGGGGCTCGAGTGGCTGGACCTGTCGGGCAATGCGCTCACCCAGCTGGGCCCACTGGCCTGCTTGCGCCAGCTGGCGGTGCTCAACGTGGCCGACAACCGGCTGACGGGGCTGGAGCCGCTGGGTGCCTGCGAGAGCCTGCAGAGTCTCAACGCCGCGGGCAACCTGCTGGCCACCCCCGGCCAGCTGCAGTGTCTGGCCGGCCTGCGGGGCCTCGAGTACCTGCGGCTCCGGGACCCCTTGGCCCGGCTCAGCAACCCGCTGTGCACCAGCCCTTCCTACTGGGCAGCCGTCCGAGAGCTGCTCCCCGGCCTGAAGGTCATCGACGGCGAGCGCGTGAGCGGGCGGGGCAGTGAGTTCTACCAGCTGTGCCGCGACCTGGACAGCTCCCTGCGCCCCGGCTCCAGCCCCGGCCCCCGAGCCACGGAGGCCCAGCCCTGGGTAGAGCCGGGCTACTGGGAGTCGAGGCCCACCCGGAGCAGCTCGATCCTGGAGGAGGCCTGCCGGCAGTTCCAGCACGCCCTGCAGGAGTGCCATGACCTGGACCGCCAGGCCAACGACAGCCTGGCCCAGGCCGAGCGGGCGCTCAGCCCTGCAGGCGCCACCTCGTCCTTTGTGTTTTGA